aaaatgtaattctgaATAATGTAATTCTGAATAATGTAATTCTGAATAATGTAATTCTGAAAACGATATAATGTGAAGTGAGAATCACCAGTCAGATGTTCTGTTGTTGACAACGTATGTACGTTGCAGCACAGTCTGAACTGTAACTTTACCTTAACCTCTGCATTGTCCATATGATGGTCATATCTCTACCCCAGTGGCACACTGGCACCATTTCCCTGGTAACCATGTTGATTTAGTTTAAATTACAACTCTAGGATGTTCTATAAGTCGTTGTGGGAGTCTTTATTTGTTTTGTCCACTTAAGGTTTTGTAGTTTGTCTCAACATACTGAATGGTCCCTGACCCCTCCCTTGCCCTGGTACTGTGTAACAGTTTTGATTGTAACATAAACCATGTTGAGTGAACACGACAGACTTCAGTTAgaatactatttgaaatatttcaaatactttgagcgttgGCTTAGGAGTGGAACGAGAAACCAGTTCTCTAACTGCAATGACAAGACAGAATGCAGTCTGATTAAAAATCTCAAAGTACAGTGTTACTTGATATGATTACGGTTTCAACACGTCAGTAAGGCTGACAATGGAAAGCCTATTGTAATCTGTTTTGTTCATGCCAAACGGCTGTTCAGATTGGATACCAAATCCTTATTGTTTAGTTGAATCAGAGGTACTGCTAGGCAAAACCTTATAGTTGGACCTGGTTTAGGGCAATGGTGACCTGTGTTTGGTCCTTAGCAGTGATTTCATGAGGTTATAATTGGTCGAAAGATGTTGGCCAGTCATAGAAGGCAATCATTCTGGCTTTATAAGTGACCGACTGACTGCAGAGTGGAAAATATGCAAACCATGTGTGAAGGGCTTCATGTTATATGTTTGGTGTAGTTGCTGTTGATGACTTTGTTAACCTAATAACCTGAGTTCATTTGTTTGGTATAGACCTTCTGTTGAACTTTTCCTTGGTTTTGTTTCCCCTTGGTTccgatttgtaaaaaaaataacggATTTATTTGACTCATGACTAACATTTAAATGCATAAAGAAACacgtgtatattatatatatatatatacatatatttatatatatatatatatatatatatacatatatatattctatatccTTTTTTTGTAAAAGCTGTTTTGAGCTACTAATGTATGGATGCAATGCATCATGGGTTATTGATCAACATGTATGAAAGGAGATAATGATTTGTACCATCGGAGGAGATATGATCGCAGGAAATGAAATTAAACTTCCTTGTCTATGCATTGTGTGTACTGTCATTTTACtgtcatttgtaaaaataaaaataaaaattcagTCAGGGTCacgttcattaggcaccaaacagaataaAACAAATAGGTAGGGACGACTTGAACGGTGAGGGTTATGGTATGTTATAATAATACCATCGGTAATACAGTACATGCGTCCTATTCTGCCATCTGATGGGgcagtatatactgtacctgaGTGTGGATAATAGAGGACGTATGGTACAGCAGACATGGGATGCTGTCTTACGCTTGTGTCCAGATAAAATACAAAATGCACTTTATTCATGTTTAATGCCCTTTTATTTATGACAAAGTACACATTTCCAAGGACACCGTCATCCGAAGTGTTAAACATTATTATTCACTGTTGTCACTAGGTGAATGATGTATGTTCTGTTGATTTGCATAGAGAATGTGTACGTGAGAGGATCAGGGAAGGACAGGACGGAACCATTATTTAAGAAATAACAACTGGTCTTAGACCAGTTGCAAAACTGCTAATAATATAAAATGACTCTGAACATTTACGACAGGTAAAAAAATACTGTAAACTTATTAACAAACAAATAGGAAATGTAATATTATTTTAGCAATACATCTACTGATACAGTATATCAACATATTCCACGAATACAATCACAATGTGAACACTTTATAGGCATGAAATTAAAAACGTTACGTTCACTCATTGTACGTAACTCCGCAAGATCCCTGGTTAAAGGGGTGCTCTCCCGCTCTCAGTGTCAGAGGTGGTTGGCATGAGAGACAAATGACTAACCTAACGTCAAGTCTCTCAGAGGATGGGAGGGGCCAGCcatgtcccagatctgtttgtgctgtatagccagATCCTATGGTCGTTGTCATGGAAGATAATATtggagttggcaagacaacaaacagacctgggaccaggctagcaggGAGTCGATCCCTAATTGGAACAAATAAAGATGTTCTTCAAAAGGCCAATTGGACAAGGGGTGGTTACCTTCATGCAGTAGGCTCTTCCGTAGAAGACGTGTGGCCGATGACATGTTCAGGTACCAATCTGCACCATGCGTGCATCCATCTGTACTCCCATGCAGCTAGCTAATAACTAATGCCCTAACTTGGTCCTAGATCTGCTTGTACTGTACAGCCAACTCCTATGATGTTTTTCCATTTCAATAAccgtaggagttggcaagacagcacaaacagatctgggtctAAGCTACTAATGGATCACTGTTGTCCTGAACTATCTAGCTGAACTATGCCAAGCACACTATCCCACCAACTGTCAACCCAATCGAATAGCTCAATGTCAGTCTTCCTTCACCTCCATGTAATCATTTATCCACACCATCCTATCCTTACCTCATGTAGATGCTAAAACAACCCCAACGCCACTCTAGCCATACGTTACGCATCTTCCCGTCGGTCCTTTTAAACTACCTTCTCTCCCAGATCCAGTATGGTGGTGCGTCTCAGGCTCTCTTTAACTCTGATGAACTCTGGGGAACTCTGCAGGCCCTCCTGCTGTGCCTTTAGCTCCCTCTCCAGCTGCAGGGAACAGATGGACACTGACAGTCATTGAATACAGAAGTAGATAGGACTGCATACCATGTGTATGTACAAGTTTCAACCCAACAGGACACAGTATGTAAAGTTTGCAGGAACTGAATAAGTCATGTCTGCTTTGACTCCATCTTACATTTTAATAATGAGCATTGTATGTAAATGAGCTAGTAATGCATGAGTGAAGCTGTGCACAGTGCGAAACATGTCAACTTTGACAAGTCAGACAGACGCAAAAGCAAGGGGCTGGATTCAAGCCGTAATCGCCAAAGTACTGCCAACATGCACAGCGTTTACCGCAAAGGCAGTCTCCACCACGTTGACATGACGCATACCAACCTCCTCCAGCCTCTGGTGCCTCTTGAGCAGTTCCTGTTGGAGAGGAGAcctgttcttcttctcctcctctgcctctttccTCTGTTTCATCCCCTGTTCCCAGTTCCTCTGTTCCAGAACACGCTGGAGCTCCGGCTTCACATTCAGACAGGGACCTCTGACAGAGAACAAATAGGACTGTTGAAGCGTGTTTGCAGCTATGTGCAGCGCGCACGCTTGGGCTACACTGTACAAGCCCTACCTCTTGTGTGTCATCCTTAACTCCCTGTGGAGCTCCTGGTGGCTCTTGGAGACTCTGACCAGGTTGAGACGCTTCTTGGGCTGGATGATAAGgtctctgccctcctcctcctgacTCTCTGGCTGAGGTGGTGATCCACCCGACTTCCCCTGCTCTTGGTCCTCTGCACGTTGACCCTGCTCTCCATCCTGGTCCGACAGCAGGCCAGTGTGGGCTGAGGCTGGGGTACAGAGACAAAGTCAACTTGAACGTTTTGCCTGAGCTCACATCCTCGTTTTAAAAACATGTCCGTAAGCCTCGTATTAGACAGGAGCAGAAATGATGACAGAGGTTACATCACTTAGtaacattacacattacacaacTAAAATCATGTCCCTTTTCCGCTGGCCAGACACACTCCAGTTGCATCATAGCAGCAGAATCAGCTAAACAGGTCATTTTGTTCTGTTTATAGCACCACAGCTGTTTGTTATGGGAGAGTGGTCCGTTATGGTGTGTTAAGCTTATGTTCTATTCCTTGGCATGGACAACAGTGATCCATTAGTAGCTTagacccagatctgtttgtgctgtcttgccagcACTCCTACGGTTATTGAAATGGGAAACATCATAGGAGTTGGCTGTACAGTACAAGCAGATCTAGGACCAAGTTAGGGCATTAGCTATCTCCATATCAGAACTACATAGAACAACAGGTGTCCTATTGCACCAGCTTACTGTGCACATGTTGTGGTTATACATTTCACTATCAAACTCCAAGGAACATATTTACAAAGTGTTTGCATAAATACAAAGTTTGCCTCCGTGATTTTCCAGAGGGATGGAAACATGATCATCAACACCCATCAACCCAATATCGAATCATTCATTTATGTATAAATGAATGATGGACTCACAAACCCAACACATGATGCCCTTTTTACACCAATCATCAATCAGTTCCTATGAAAAGCTACTCTTTCTGCAGTTGTTTCTCTCACTGTGAAATTATCTATAGGTCCCTTACCTGACTTGaccagtccctctctctgcctccctggtGTTCTGTTTGGGATGACACTGCTAGTAGCCATCTCTTCTATGGAGCCCAGAGCCCGGCTAGTGATAAGTAAGCTAGCAAAGCTATCACTGGCACTATGAATCCAGAGGTCTGGCCAGAGCTGGGCTGGTCTGGGAGCCTACCTCCATAGCCACTCCCTGCTCCACTACCCTAACACCTCTGTCTCCATTCCACCTCAGCCCCACCTCCAGCCCTGGCCACACCTCTAGCCGCCAGTCAGTCACATGACTGCTCAGGTTGTCCTGTAGCATCGctactgccccctctctctccatacatcatctcctctttccctcctcctctcctctcctcctctaccatttctccctctccctcccctccccttcgcTTTGTGACTTTGatccttccactctctctctccccactgtccctctatctcctctctccctcctctaccctctctccctctccctcttcctcctctaccctctctccctctccctcctctaccctctctccctcctctaccctctctccctcttccctctctccctctccctcctctaccctctctccctcccctcctctaccctctctccctcccctccccttcgcTTTGTGACTTtgatccctccactctctctctcccctctccctgctctccgcCTCGCCCTCTAGGTTGGATTACCCAGGGCTCGAGCCCCGCCCTGTTTAAATCTCCTCACTGGAAGCCAACTGCCGGACCTATTTACATAATTACACCCATCACAATATGGTTAGGGATTTACAGTATCACAAAGCACCTCCACGCGCCTCGTGGTAGATAGACACTACAGGCTGGTGGACTggtggagattctccattgagcctGCTTTTTCTGTCCAGAACTAGATTTAACCTGTGTCTAGGACAACTGCCCTACATCTTCATTGTCCAATGACAATACAGGTAGATGTTAAGTGATGTATTCTTATTCTATTCTAATCGGATAACAGATTCTTCTCACCTGTTCCCTTCAGAGGTGTTCTACTTCTTGTGGGAGAGATTTGGAGGTGGTGTTCACTCTGTCAACAGATAAAACACAATCAACCACATGAGAAACTGTCAGAGGAACTGTCAGACCAAAGAATACAGCAGAATGTTTCACAGTAATGTCGTTCCCagctgctcgctctctctctctctctctctctctctctctctctctctctctctctctctctctctctctctctctctctctctctctctctctctctctctctctctctctctctctctctctctctctctctctctctctctcctctctctctctctctctctctctctctctctctctctctctctctctcctctctctcttctctctctctctctctctctctctctctctctctctctctctctctctctctctctctctctctctctctctctctctctctctctctctctcaaacatttTGAATGGTCTAATTTCGAGGATATCTTTCATAAGGTGATCACATCCTACTAATTTTGAATGTCCCAATGGACAATCAGCTCAACAATGGTCCTTTGTTGTTTGTGTTAGACCAGACGTGAAGGGGCAGCTACAGACCCAGATGACCAGTGAACCGAGATGAGAGGCCCTTGTGGAGGCCTGCCATCCACCTCATTACTGACAAAACCACAAACAACAGGCCTTAGTTACTGGCAATAACGTTCaatacaattattttttttaatacaatATGAAGCCTTGTTTAGAGGAGCAATATACAATCAGTGGCCAGTTTTTCAGGGCAAAtccatctagtactgggtcagaaccccatttgcctccagaacagcctgaattcttcagggtATGGAAACATTACTCAATTGGTATCAAGTGACCtaatgtgtgccaggaaaacattccccacacccttactccaccgccaccagcctgttgTTTGGTGATACCGTGCCCATGGcccttgtttttagctgataggagtggaacccggtgtggtcgtctgctgcaatagcccatctgtgaTAAGGACGACAAGGACTTGTGTTCcgagatgcccttctgcacagCTCTGTTGTACTGAACTGTTACTTtactgtttgtggcccgcctgttagcttgcacaattcttgccgttctccttcgacctctcatcaacaaaCTGTTTTCGCTCACAGGACTgcagctgactggatgttttttgtttgtcacaccattcttgataaaccttagacactgtcgtgtgtgaaaagcccagaaggccggccgtttctgagataatgGAACCGTCGTGCCTGGCACCGATGATCATACCATGCTCAAAGTCGCTTcagtcactcgttttgcccattccaTTTTCGtgaactggccactgagtgtatctCAGATTAAATCCTTCTGCTGGACATACCGCTGCAACAGATTAAAAGCAAGTCCAACTTTGTTTTAAATGAAAGCTAAACAGAATCCGGTGGTTCATTGCATTCGTCTACATGTACATATGTTGCCTGAGGTGGAGGTCAGCCAGACAGCATCTCTTATGGCCTGAGTTTGGCGCAGCATAACTATAGTTCAAAGAAAGGGAAAATCTGCATTTCAAACGATGACAATGCCTCACCACCACTGATGTGGTCAACAGTGGAGAGACGGACcttgagaaatgtaaccactctaaaaacgtcatggacagagctatggatacaaggactgaccatccatgatatcaacattatagttttgaCTATGGGCTCTACTCAGTCTGTAtcgctgaagcgttacagattgtGTGCTGGAAACGCAAAGGTCATTTCAGATTGAGCCGAAATATGCAGTGTTCACTGTAAATGCAGTCTCCGCTGACGCGGGAACAGTGCCTTTCAATTTCAATCACACCACACTGTCACGCTCAATTTCCGTGATACGGATTGaataaatcatttttttttaGGCTGTTCAGTAgttgtttacatttacagtacattgtttacaaacaaagaagtaaaacaagctcatattttgagttctgatggggtacaataTTTGAACATAAACTCACGAGGCTTCTAtaagttacagtggggcaaaaaagtatttagtcagccaccaattgtgcaagttctcccacttaaaaatatgagagaggcctgtataattttcatcataggtacacttcaactatgacagacaaaatgagaaaaaaaatccagaaagtcacattgtaggattttttatgaatttatttgcaaattatggtggaaaataagtatttggtcacctacaaacaagcaagatttacggctctcacagacctgtaacttcttctttaagaggctcctctgtcctccactcgttacctgtattaatggcacctgtttgaacttgttatcagtataaaagacacctgtccacaacctcaaac
This sequence is a window from Oncorhynchus kisutch isolate 150728-3 linkage group LG1, Okis_V2, whole genome shotgun sequence. Protein-coding genes within it:
- the LOC109870725 gene encoding actin-associated protein FAM107A-like isoform X2, whose amino-acid sequence is MATSSVIPNRTPGRQREGLVKSASAHTGLLSDQDGEQGQRAEDQEQGKSGGSPPQPESQEEEGRDLIIQPKKRLNLVRVSKSHQELHRELRMTHKRGPCLNVKPELQRVLEQRNWEQGMKQRKEAEEEKKNRSPLQQELLKRHQRLEELERELKAQQEGLQSSPEFIRVKESLRRTTILDLGEKVV
- the LOC109870725 gene encoding actin-associated protein FAM107A-like isoform X1; this translates as MGVTHGKKSEHHLQISPTRSRTPLKGTASAHTGLLSDQDGEQGQRAEDQEQGKSGGSPPQPESQEEEGRDLIIQPKKRLNLVRVSKSHQELHRELRMTHKRGPCLNVKPELQRVLEQRNWEQGMKQRKEAEEEKKNRSPLQQELLKRHQRLEELERELKAQQEGLQSSPEFIRVKESLRRTTILDLGEKVV